The sequence ttttatttgttaacctttttttttaagaaatatttgtttactttaaactttatttacatttttttgttttggtttgtggAGCATAtctatttggtttttttggttAGGGATTAATTTCTAATAAAGTACTATACTTGTAAGATATGAAAACAACAAAGCTACTTAAAAAtagataatagttttttatatatatatatatatatataagatagaattctactctagtctaatctaagtgtatatgtatataaagcTCCTTCCTGGATACTTGAATCCGGGCCcctgccccccacaccccacaaacacttatacttgtagagtggcCATCGCACCAAGGGGATGCGGTGGTATAAATAATAGTTTTACTTCAATGAAATTGATATTATTTCATTGTAGCATAATAAATGTAATGAAAGTGGATGAGCTTACATTAAGCTTCCCCCAAAATTTAATTCCTGACTCCGTCTATGCTTATCACCCTTCAACACTACTTGACACTACTCCAGCATTTACAACATcgtgtattaaatattaatcaagAATTAAAGTGAGCAATGCATACGTATACATAACCACAGAACCCTTCAGTTTCCCTATGTTATTGGGCACGTAAACGACACTCCCCATTTACAACCATTTTTGGAAGCTCACTTGTCCATCTCTTCGGCTTCTCAATGTCCGTATAAATAACACATATATACCGAGTTGTATATATGTGTTTGATGCAATTTCAGGCTCTTCAACTAATCCGAGTTGTATACTATATATGGCTTAGCTAGAAGAGATGATTCAATAATGTGTTTGATGCAATTTCAGGCTTTCAAGTTGACGAGAGATAAAATTAAAGGAGCCatagaaagagagtgaaaaaaaaaaaaaaaatggaaggtgAATGttctaagaagaagaaagcaacTTCTAACAAGCTTAGTTTGATTGATGTAGTCTTTTCGTGGTGTCTTGAAGATGTTCTAAACAAGGATCTCTATATGAACAAGGtcaggttttgggttttttttttttttttttttttcatttctgttTTTCTGTTAGATGCGtccatttataaattttattttccattattGTTGTGAAGCACAAATTATATTTTCCTGAtagtatttttttgtttaaaatcttTACATTTAGGGTGTGTACATTACATGATATTGTGGACTGTGGACGTGCATATCTGAATTGTGCATGTAGTCTCAACTATGATTAGATTTTTGTATTGCATAACACCTAAATATTTTTCCAGTCAAAGAAGTGAATACTAACAATAGATCACATATTGatttccaagttttttttttaaaaaaaggtgaTTTTATCCCCTCCGAAAAGAAAAgtaatgacaaaaaataataataataaataaataaaaaataaaaactactgTAAAAAAAAGGTGATTTTATCCCCTCCGAAAAGAAAAgtaatgacaaaaaataataataaaaaataaataaaaaataaaaactactgtaaaaaaaataagttgaggTTCGTTCAAGATTTCAAATAAATTGGGCTTATCTAGGCCCAAAAAAAACGAAAagatagtaaataaataaaaatggcaCCCAAAAATAGTAACGAAAAAAGAGGGCCATGCATTATTATAGTTCTTAGATTTCTAATCTAAATTTGGTTGAATTTcgattttaattcattttaatcaATCAATGGTTTTTCAAAGCAACtgtaaataaattttgtaaactaAATACTTGTGTCTGGATAATCAGATCTATATATGAGATATGGGTGGTGTTTTTATTGGGCAAACacaacattttgtttttaaagttcACTTGACGTTTCAATTTGATttcctaaagtttcaaaatagtAGTAACTAAATCCTTGAAGAGTGTAAAATgatccaattttatttttatactaatACAGATATCATATGACTGCATATTTACAGTGAAAACTATTCTAGGTTGATCTAGCTgtattattagaaaataaacaatttattgcGAAATTTGTTGGGTCATTATATGTATTGATTCAAATATTCACCTTATCTACTTAATTCATATCTTAGAACTGAAGCAAATTGGCATCATAGTGGGAGTCACTAAGTAAAAACATTACCTCCGATTGAATTTTTCAATTCCTTCTCATTTATTGGcaaatcttatattcaatacATCTAACCAccctctcacatacacaccccATATTAGAGGATGATTACTTGAATTCTAACAcagtatccttttttttttttgttattagaaaGTCACGAACTGAATACACACACAAGGGAGTGGAAACCCGAATTTAATATTACACAACTCATAACATACAAAAGCCAATAACTCTTGAATGTTGTGTGAAGGATACGGTATCCTTATTCCTAATAATAAAGCTTATGTTTACTATATAGGCCTTAAAAATTGATTTAGTTTAgagtataaaataaaagggtCCGTATTAAGAATTAATAAATGTTCAATTATGAACTGTAATTTACACTTCTCAAAAAGTAAAACACAAGTGTTAATAATACATTGACTTACATACACAAATTCATTAGGattgtgtgtgatttttttatatatgtatatagtttgactctttttttttgaaaattttataaaaataataaaacattatatatatttatttatttatttatcttaaggcatttttaacaaaatcctATATAAAATTAGTAATGAAGAGAAGCCTAAAAAAACTATTGCTCTATAATGAAATCTAAATCAATAACTTTTATTACATTCTTATAGGTGGAAAAAATACCAGAATCATTTCGGTCGGTGCAACAGTACTTCGGCTCATTTATCTTTTCCCTTTTGGAAAAGACACGTGCGGAACTGTCTTCAAGTTTGGACTCTATATCCTCAGCACCTTATGCTGGTGTAAACTCCCTTGAGGAATGTGGAGAATGTGTATATCATGTTAAGGTTGACCAGTGGATGTACGAGTGTAGTAGCAGTGAGCCATACAAAATGTTCCCTGGAGACATTTTAGTTTTCACAGATAGCAAACCTCAAACTATTTCTGACTTAAAACAAGAGGGAGGAACATGGACTTTAGCATTAGTCACTGAATGGACATGTACTGAGTTTACAGTCAAAGCATCATGTTGCATTAATGAAGTCCAGTCTTTCATCCATAAACCAAACTTTGTGGTTTTCTTGAGGAACATTACAACAAGCCGAAATATATGGAATGCACTGCACATGTTTGGAAATCTATCAATCGTCAAGGAAGTGCTCTACACAAATAATGTGATAAGATGTTTGGAAATCGCATTTTGTCCAGTGGATGTATAAGCCTAATCTATTTAAATACAATTATACTTTTTTAGTATCAGAGAGGAGAGATTAAAAATTATTCTAGATGGAATTTCATTAATTACTACCCAACACAGgattattcttattcttatgtATTAGTCGGACTAATACATTGTTGATAATCCTGTCTATACCAAAACTTAATTGTTATCTTATTTTGACGATAAAGCGTAATCATTGTGGAACCAATGCCATCTATTCAAATTCTATCGTatctactaaaaaataaaaacaaataaatacatTTTCCCAATTTTCTGGTTTAAGGTACTTATCAACTCTcttttacataatttcttattcaataactctatatataacattttcttcaatttgtcctttatttttcttttctttctcagaaTTTGCAATCAAATTTAAATGTTTAGCTTTTGTATTGCATCAGGTACTCTTAAGTACATAGAAacttaaaatgacattttaatTATGAATAACAGGCTGAGGAAAATTGTTCACTGTGTTctggaaaaaattattttatccagAATGAAGAAATCTACACAACTTTACTGTTTAAGCTAAATGATTCGCAAAGGGAGGCAATTCTTGCTTCTCTTCATAAATTTCAGTGTTATCACAAGTCATCAGTTGAACTTATATGGGGGGTCCCCCGGGGACAGGGAAGACGATGACATTAAGTATCTTGCTCTTTATTCTCCAAAGAATGAGTTGTAGGACCCTTGTATGTGCACCAACAAATGTTGCAATTACAGAAGCAGCATGTCATCTGCTAAAACTGGTGAAAGCTTCACCTGAAGCTGGATATATAAGTGAAGCTTTGTTATGTTCGTTGGGTAATATTCTCTTTATGGGGAGCGAAGACCTGTTGGAAGTTGCTTCAGACGTTAAACAGATACATTTGAATTACCGTGTTGAAAGGCTTTTAGAGGTGCTGGGACCATTGAAAGGTTTAAGGCATTATTCTTGTTCAATGATTGAATTTCTTGAAGGGTGGGTTTCACAATACCATATTTTCATGGATGGTGAATTGATGGAAAAGAAAGAGCGCAACAGTGTGAAGAATTATAGCAAAGGAGAATGTAAAACCTTTCTTGAATTTGTAATAGAAAGATTCACATCAATTGCCATATTGCTAAGAAGATCGATCTCTATTTTCTGTACTCATATAGCCCGCAGCTTCATATTGGATCATAATTTTGAGACAATGGTTTCAATTATGAGGGTACTTGATACTTTTGAAACTTTGTTGTCTCAGAATACCATAAATTGTGAAGAGCTGCTGGTGCAATTTTCTAATCACAAGAATACTGAGAGTTGTCATAACTCTTTTAAGTGTATATCAACCTTGCTGAACATGAAAAGGGGTGAATGCATTTACATTCTCAAGGTACTGCTGACGGCTCTTGATTCACTTGACCTTCCAAGTGCTATGGATCCCAGCTCAGTGAAGAAATTCTGTTTTCAGAGAGCTTCCTTAATATTTTGCACTGCCTCTAGTTCTGATATGCTGCATTCACTTAATATGAAACCACTGGAATTGTTGCTCATTGATGAATCCGCACAATTGAAAGAGTGTGAATTGATCATACCATTGCAACTGCCTGGCCTTAGGCATGCTATTCTTTTCGGTGATCACTGTCAGTTACCTGCAATGGTTAATTGCAATGTAAGTAAATGCTCCTTGGTCATATTTCTTACTAAGTTAAAACATGAGGTTTCCTAATGAAAGTTTTTgacgtcatttttttttttttcactttcatgTATGATTGTGTATATCTTATCTATgaatttaatgtatttttattttgctattttgctcttgtaataggttTCTGCCAGAGCTGGCTTTGGGAGAAGTTTATTTGAACGATTGAGTCTTATGGGCCATTCAAAGCACTTTTTGAATATCCAGTACGGGATGCATCCACTTATAAGTTTCTTCCCTAATTCCAAATTCTATGGCAATAAGATTGTAGATGCACCAAATGCTAAAAGAGGTTTTGTAAAACGCTATCTTCTGGGTCAAATATTTGGCTCATATTCTTTCATAAATATTTCTTGTGGGATAGAAGAACCGGATGGTGTTCACCATAGCTGGAAAAATATGGTTGAAGTTGCTGTTATAATAAAAGTAGTGAATAATCTGTATAAAGGTATTTAATTAGTGAGGCAGGTGTTAATGTCTCTAAGTTGAATGTAGCTTTATCATCCTATTTTTTAGAATTCATGAATCTGATTTTTATTGTCAAACTAAGATAATCGACTAAATAATGCATACAAAGCTGGCCCTTTTGAGTTTGTCATGTTTCTCATCTTTCTACTCcaatgtttttagtttattatgAGAATAGAATGGTGTTAATAAGGAAATAGTTAAACTAATAATTGAAGATTATTAAAATGATTCTTGAATAATATCAAAGTtacattaaatttaataatagctATGTTATCTACTAGAACATTACAGCAAAATCAACACAGATTTAGCTACATCCTTTCAGCTTCTTCTCTATACATAACCACCACTAGTTCATGCTTATTATCTCTCCTCTCTTGAAAAATAGTTCATCAAGTTGAGGCATTATGTTCTTCTTTCCtctaatattattaattttccttCTCAGCATGGAATGGCTCAAAGCAGAAGCTTAGCATTGGTGTTATATCTCCATACACTGCGCAAGTTATTGCAGTCCAAGAGCAAATTGGGAAGAAGTATGAAAACCTCGATGGATTTGCAGTAAAGGTGAAGTCAATTGAAGGGTTCCAAGGTGGAGAAGCAGATATCATAATCCTATCTACTGTAAGATGTAATAGTGATGGATCGATTAGTTTTGCTTCCAATCATGGTAGAATTAATGTAGCTTTGACAAGGGCCAGGTAGGGCTTAAAATGCACATTGTTAACAAGATGCTTTCTAACTTTCCTATGTTTATGTTatttactactttttttatGCTGTCACAGACATTGTCTTTGGATTTTGGGAAATGAAACAACCCTTTTAAATAGTCAATCTGTCTGGAAGTCAATTGTCTGTGATGCAAAAGATCGTCGGTGTTTTTATAATGCTGATGAAGATGAGAACTTGACCAAATACATGTTGGAGGTCAAGAAGGAGCTGCTGAATATGATGACTTGCTTAATTTtgccataaacaaaaaataaatattattttgagagACCactaattattgtaaaaaaaactataaatatattaatatatatatatatatatatatatatatttatatatgaccAATTCCAATTAGAACACATCTACTTTtgagaattttagttcataacAAACTCTACTATTAGAAGCCTTCTAATTTTACAAAtcatctaattattttttattttttatggatattgtcttctcttttttatttattaatttatgctTATTTTTAGCCGATGGTCcctaattatttttcttcctctcctcTTTTTAATCTCTCAAATCTAATTGTCTCTCTTCAAGCTGGAAGCCTCTACCTCtatcactctctttctctaagCATTTATACAACATCATCCCGTATAAAACCATAAAAAGTTATATGCTTATCATTTGTCCGGTGTTAAATCACAACCCCAGTGAAGTATAGTATGTATAGATCAAAAGATTGCAAATTTCTAAATTGAACTGACAAATTTTTGACTTTATATGGATGTTTATGTCCATTTTTTTGTAATCAACTATGTCCATCTATTAAACCTACAAGTAAGTCTACTGCTCGAAACCTGTTGAACTTAAAAAGTAATGTAAAATACTAGTCTCACACCCAAACAGTGGTCTAAAGCCACCGATAGATTCGCAATTTTCtttagtaatattttatattattatttttaatattgttttgtCAAATATTAAACTTTTCAATGTTCAACTATTTGAGAtaatttacataaataatgtGTTTAGaggttcatatatatatatatatatatatatatatatatatatatatatatagacgcacacacacatataaacttaagtctttgactttttgttaactCCTTCAGAACTTGccatatcattattattttatgattttttgacaaaattgtattttataatttgtttttagtcttatcttcttctcctataatttctaagttaataaaaatcttaatttgattacaatccaaattcttcgaCTACAATTTATTTGTTCATATCCTATCaaattctatttctattttgtggataaataataaaacaaaagaagccaCTGCCCACCATTAcggtctttttatttatttatttaaaatgtgcATCCTACTTGGTTGATACTTATACAATACAAATGGaaaactattttaaattataaaataatttttctattaactTTTAAGTAATAGTTTTTTCATATaggtctcttttttttttttaatatatgtgattttaaatttaactatcATATGTATTACACggattagcgactagttatattaaaaactaaaacaaatctttttattttattttcttgatttacACTAATTGACACTTTATGATATTTCTAACGaaaatgttcaaaatttaaatccaCCATCCTTGTTGTCCTAAGTTaactatgaaattttatttcattattttttaaatgtgtggtTTTTTTTAGTCCAAATATGTCAATTTGCACCTCAGACATTAAGACCCTGATGCTACAGTCTTTGAGTCGTTGACAAATTTGTCTCTAATCTCCATAACattgattgaagaaaaaatttccAGGCAATATGCATAAAAATACTGACAGCTTtcttagtaaaattttaaaagtccATAATCTTATATCAGGCAATATAATAAGAGCAACAGagacctaaaaaaataaagccTGCATGTTAGCAAATGTCATATCAATTTATATTGgacataaaatttgaagagTCCTacataaataaacacaaaaataaatatcactAGACTTGTCTTGTTCCTTGCAAATATTAGAGCTGCAGCATCTGATAAACATTTTGTACTCCCCCAGACATTTCTAGTTTCAGTCCCACACCTGTATAGAAATTAGAAAGCGGCCACCCACAGCATCCACAATGACAGTTTTCCTTGGCATGGCATAGTTTGCAATACATGAGTTGTCATCGATTAAAGCATGAACTTGCCACCTATCGCCCTACCCCAAGTCACTGGTAATAGTATAAAGGATGAACTTACTCCAAACATATTATAATCCCAGCTGGGTGAAGATGCCAAAACAGTTGCAGTGTAATCCCTAATATGCGTCACAAACTTGTCAAGCACCACATGAAGAGATTCCTAATAATATCCAAATATTTCTGAATGTTAATGTCCTCAAACTGCTCAAGAGCTCATAAAAACTTTAACACTTTCCTTAAAAATCAATGATTGACAAAAATTTACACGAGTCCACATATCTCAATCTAATTTGAACTGGCATACTTGCtaaattttccaattttctctcaaaaatgaATGTTGTATCCACATTATCTTGCCTACCCTGCCACATCAGCTAAGATGGGCATTTTTTGATACATTCCTTATTTAACATATTATCAATATTTCCACAATAATAAAACCCCTATTGGAGAAAATCAGCATACATTTTTCAAATGCCAAAGTTGTCACCCTTAGTGACTGTCGAAGTGAGACGGCATCATCTTTTAATCCTGCTACATAGCCGACAGTCAAAGCAATCCTATTATATCTATTTCTTATGTACCCACCAAATTCCTCGTCTGAAGCACTAGCACTATCTTTCCATTTGACCTACAACAACatttatgtaaaataataaataaaaaattcaataaaagtaAAATCCTTATTCTTCTGTGACAACTTCCCCAGAAAATGACAATTTACCAATAAAAAGTAcccaacaaaagaagaaagagatataaACCTCTCTAAATTCATTGGTAAGAGCATCTCTCCCAATTATTCCACTAGCAACAGTAATAATTAATGGAGTACTCTGCCCCAATCTCTTTGTTATCtgcattagaatcactaacaaCAAATTAACTAACAATTTAAAAAGGCCAAAATACACTTTTTgtctttgaaatttgatttaagttcaattttggtccctcaaatttaaaaaattgcaattccatccatgaaaaactcaaaatgtaTCAATTTTGTCCTTCAATCTATTTGCCATTAAAGAAATTGCAGTATTGGTAAACGAAACAAAGTGCTGATGCGCTAAAAAGACGAGATggcctaaaataaatttaaaagaaggaaaatgttaacaTGACTAGTGACACAAAAGTTTACAACTTTATCACCGCTAGTGAGTTAACATATTGTGACCGGTGTATAATAGTACTATCAATGAAGAGTTTATACTCACCATCTAGAAGTGATGTTTCACAAATTAATTACAACTGAACACCTCAGCAATTTAtgaaagagaaatataaaaaatgccaaagttattataaatattttactacaCAAGACTACAAACTTAAGTGGTTATACTGGGTTCCAGTCAGTTTAACTGGTAACATCTTCGATTGTTGAATAAAGATCTGAATTCATTCTCCACTTACACCAAACACCGATTGGTGTCTTACTCCGATGATAAAAAGATCAATCATAAGAAGTAGACGGCATAGATTAAAACTCTAAGTGGCAATAAATGTGATTATTGATTCaacacataataaataaatgtcttaATACTACTTTGTGATTGGTGATACATCGGCTTACATGTAaggtgttgggaaatttagacctcggttgataaaattaacaagttttaacccaagttgttaattagatttattatacataaaacttgttaaaataaacaaacatcaatatcatgtcaaaatcatatacagcagaaaaataaataagacaagatatgataacccaagaaagcCAATGAACAAActagttttacagtaaaaaacctggagggaaaccttcccaaaaagcaatccactataataaagagaagtttcaaatctagtacaaaacctttatccCTAGACTCTGCAATCCTcatagatgaactcacagtagaaaccttctatcgCTCCAGAActtctaaactcttcaatatatgaacgccactctttgatgcacggatcctagtacgtgactagcTCCTTtacacgaatcctagtacgtgactagcTCCTTTAcacgaatcctagtacatgactcactcaccaattagagaagaagatgttggctacaaagtccCTCACTTCATCAACagtgaagatcaagaagcacttggttaaaaaaccctaaggtgcaaatACGctgtagcttctttcagagagaataaggcatcggtcaccttttgcatttgttctccttgtattctcatgtatgatggcctttaaaataagccttatatatgtctagggttgtgagaaaataaaccctacacaaatacataagcatgggtcgaaaatcagatctgaaaattctaattcccgtaacctcgatagatacctcgatagatagtatctattgagcctcattaaacctcgatagatagctatctgtcgagtagGTGTCGAGCTAAAATAAATTAGCTCttattcacttgtttcttggacagacttgcatggttttaacacttgatcttgaaactttatttcttgaagtattaaaaatatcctagatctacccaaatacaagtaaagtgtgttttgtcaaaggattagccaattacataaaataatgacatatgttcttaacaagtgaaccacatatgtcctaacataagGTTTAtgtacttctcaaaaaaaaaaattaaaaagcttgTAAGGTTATGTAAAATTGGTAATATCACAGTTATCAATAGCATTACcctataaaaatatgaaaagctTTTGTCTCTAGCATTGTTGAAATATTAAAACTACTactaattttactataaaaaattacaaattgagATGAGAATGAATATGATTGGTACtacatcaacaacataataaataaatttcttaattatcattttttttgttatgtgtttaaaaattgatctatttgtttgtttgtaaggcttatgtagtaaaatttataatatctctaacatcacTTTTGTAAATAGAAATTTCAAAGATAAAAGTGcaactttttcaatttaagTAACAAAAATCCAACTTACAATTAGTATTAATAAGAATCGATTTAATCActtgatttttcttcaattgtcAAGTTAGTCCTTAAAGTTGAATTGTTAATCAAGTCAAAATGAGCCAATCTTGATCattttttccaaatttgttTGGAAATAAAGTAGTTTCaacatttttagaaaataatactCATTGAccaaaaatatcaattaaatggttcagtttaattttacaaagtaacaaaaattaaactttaaagaGCAATAACTTTATTAGTGAAGTAAAAGGCAAGAGATAAAACTGAATTTAGCCTAATAATAAAATTAGGAATAAAAGTAagattagattctcaaaaaagaaaaaaagaaaagaaaaagaaagtaagatTAAGATGAAACAACAAGCTTAAAAGCCTCGacatgtttgtgtttgtatccTATACATGCAATAGCAAAATGAGGTCAAATCGTCTTGGAGAGCACCTTATGATGAACCTCTTGCACACCATCAATCTATCAAAATTAAAGACAGAAATTAtgttattaattcaaataattgATGCAACCCAGTAATGCTATatatgatttgaataaaatagtaaaaagttATTATGATTATGCGTAGAGAGAGTATGAGCGAGCACATAGGTGGAGGGGttgaaaaagtaagagagagcAGAAGAGAGTGTCGGGGAAGAGAGGATGTGATTGCAAACTTTGTTCCTACTTTTGCTAACGCACTCCGCTGATGCGAACGACAATGCCGGTAGCTTCTCCAAAATCTTCTCCAATATATCGTCGTTTATGATCAGTTCCAACGACCTTCCTCTATTTTTGGAGTTAGAGGCCTCGCCGGTGCCGCAGCTCATCATCGCTGTTGACTTTTCAATCAAAAATTCTTTGCTCTCGacaattactctctctctctctctctctctctctctctctctctctctctctctctctctctctctctctctctctctgtgcacCTCCACTGCTTTTACAAAGCCAAATTATCGTGCGTTGGGAAATAGTTTGGCTACACGTGGTGCATTGTCTTttgtcttctctttttctttttcttttttgaaaactttggAGTGGATTCTTATGCTAGGAGCTAgcttttatagatttttttttttcataataacactgattttcaaacaattttgtaAGTTAGCatgttttcaaaactatttagaaaactaACATCTCAAGGGCAATAAACTCGATTTCGATGTTCTAAATCGAGTATAATGAACTTAATTTCAACATAGAACTTTAGCCTATTGgacttaatttcttttaaatttcaaaattcaacttTGGTTCTTACCTTCGACAAACTTTAGCAAAACTCAATTCTAGCAAAACCTAGGTCAAATCCGATCCGAGCAAAAGCCCAGGTGAGCTTTGGTGGGAAACGAGAGATATGGAACAAgacaaagtgagagagaagcaCCGATCTTATCCAATCA comes from Castanea sativa cultivar Marrone di Chiusa Pesio chromosome 3, ASM4071231v1 and encodes:
- the LOC142628775 gene encoding putative helicase MAGATAMA 3, producing MGGPPGTGKTMTLSILLFILQRMSCRTLVCAPTNVAITEAACHLLKLVKASPEAGYISEALLCSLGNILFMGSEDLLEVASDVKQIHLNYRVERLLEVLGPLKGLRHYSCSMIEFLEGWVSQYHIFMDGELMEKKERNSVKNYSKGECKTFLEFVIERFTSIAILLRRSISIFCTHIARSFILDHNFETMVSIMRVLDTFETLLSQNTINCEELLVQFSNHKNTESCHNSFKCISTLLNMKRGECIYILKVLLTALDSLDLPSAMDPSSVKKFCFQRASLIFCTASSSDMLHSLNMKPLELLLIDESAQLKECELIIPLQLPGLRHAILFGDHCQLPAMVNCNVSARAGFGRSLFERLSLMGHSKHFLNIQYGMHPLISFFPNSKFYGNKIVDAPNAKRGFVKRYLLGQIFGSYSFINISCGIEEPDGVHHSWKNMVEVAVIIKVVNNLYKAWNGSKQKLSIGVISPYTAQVIAVQEQIGKKYENLDGFAVKVKSIEGFQGGEADIIILSTVRCNSDGSISFASNHGRINVALTRARHCLWILGNETTLLNSQSVWKSIVCDAKDRRCFYNADEDENLTKYMLEVKKELLNMMTCLILP